The following is a genomic window from Bacteroidota bacterium.
AAATGTATTTACTCCTCTCTCAAATTTGTTTGGGATAAAAGCTTTTACCAGTAGTCCTGCAAGTGCAAAACTCCATTCAATACCAAACATTAGCCAACCACCTTCAACTCGAATAACCGATAATGCAATAGGTGTATAGGTTCCTGCTATTAAAAAGTAAATCGCAATCTGGTCGAAATTATGAAAGAAATCTTTGGCATTACCAATGAGCAGTGAATGATTCATGGTGGATGAAAAGTAAAGTAGAATAAGCGTTGAGCCAAAAATAGCAACACTCACAATCTGCCAAATATTGTGATTTTGAATTGAAATAATAAGTAAAACGATGGAAGCCGTAATGGCTATGATCAAACCAATTCCGTGCGAAATGG
Proteins encoded in this region:
- a CDS encoding hemolysin III family protein, which gives rise to MQLQNTRFSKKEELANAISHGIGLIIAITASIVLLIISIQNHNIWQIVSVAIFGSTLILLYFSSTMNHSLLIGNAKDFFHNFDQIAIYFLIAGTYTPIALSVIRVEGGWLMFGIEWSFALAGLLVKAFIPNKFERGVNTFVIISYVIMGWLLVFFLKPLFNNLSTVSIILIFAGGLFYTVGILFFKLEKLKFSHLIWHLFVIGGSVCHWLAIYFFMLNY